The genome window CCCGACGAGCGCACCGGCTGCGGCAGCGGGCGGGACGCCGCCGCGACCAGCGCGCCCGAAGGGTCGTGGACCTGCACGCGGACGTTCGCCGTCGCGATGTCCACTCCCGCGACCAACTCGCCCATCACCGCGCCTCCTGCAACCGCTCGAGAGCGGCGGGCAGGTCGGCCATCGTGAACATCGAGACGTCGGGCTCGGCGAGCTGCTCAGGCGTCGGCTCCGGCGGCGCCTCTCCGCGCACCACCCACACGGTTCGCAGGCCGAGCCGGCGGGCGCCGCGGACGTCGGTGTCGAGCCGGTTGCCCACGTGCACCGCGCGGCTCGCGTCGACGCCCGCCGCGTCGAGCGCGTGCTGGAAGATCGCGGGGTCGGGCTTGGAGGCGCCGACGACCTCGGAGATCGCCCAGTGGTCGATGAAGTCGGCGACCCCGTCCCTGCGGAGCGCGTCGACGACCACCGCCCGCTGGTTGGCCACGACCGCGAGCGCGTACCTGCCGGAAAGCGCGCGCAGCACCGGGAGCACGTCGGAGTGCAGCGCGGACGGCGGGTAGACCCAGTAGGCGTCGGCGAGGTCGGACAGGCGCTGCCGGTCGCCCGGCTCCAGGAACCGTTCGGCCACGGCG of Saccharopolyspora erythraea contains these proteins:
- a CDS encoding HAD family hydrolase — its product is MPDQASPQVNADIGQDAGRGAPIELVLLDVGGPIYDDVTYRDALWRATRELVAERGGEVAEDEFQRVYDERRQAQSGSLRTAVAERFLEPGDRQRLSDLADAYWVYPPSALHSDVLPVLRALSGRYALAVVANQRAVVVDALRRDGVADFIDHWAISEVVGASKPDPAIFQHALDAAGVDASRAVHVGNRLDTDVRGARRLGLRTVWVVRGEAPPEPTPEQLAEPDVSMFTMADLPAALERLQEAR